The sequence below is a genomic window from Neoarius graeffei isolate fNeoGra1 chromosome 4, fNeoGra1.pri, whole genome shotgun sequence.
tttgaatatcccagggagcaccattcattccattataacaaaatggaaagaatatggcaccactacaaacctgacaagagaaggccatccaccaaaacttacagaccagacaaggagggcattaatcagagatgcaacaaaaacaccaaagataacactgaaggagctgcaaagatccacagcggagatgggagaatctgtccataggaccactttaagatgTACATGCCACAGAGTAAggatttatggaagagtggccagaaaaaagtaattgcttaagaaaacacatttggagtttgccgaacagcatgtggcagactcgccAAACacatggtgcaaacccaacaccctgagaacaccattcttacagtgaagcatggtggtggcagcatcatgctgtggggatatttttcatctgcagggacaggaaagctggtcagggttgaaggaaagatggatggcactaaatacagggcaattctggaggaagacCTGttggagtcagccagaggtttgagactgggacaaaggttcatgttccagcaggacaatgaccctaaacatactgctaaagctacactggagtggtttaaagggaaacatttaaatgccttggaatggtctagtcaaagcccagatctcaattcaattgagaatttgtggcataacttgaagattgctgtacaccaatgcaacccatctaacttgaaggagctggagtagttttgccttgaggaatgggcaaaaatcccagtggttagatgtgctaagctaatagaggcataccccaagagagttgcagctgtaattgcagcaaaaggtggctctataaagtattgactttggggggtgaacacctatgcacaccccatatttctgttttttcatcttaattattgtttgtctcacaataaaacaacaattttcacctttaaagttgtaggcatgttgtgaaaatcaaatggtgctaccccccaaaaaaataaattttaattccagcttgtaattcaACAAAACAGGGTAAAATACCGTGtcttacttttgcaagacacagtaTGCTGATACAAATAAGATAATAAGTGTGCTGTATTTTGTTGTCTCTTTTTAGAATAAGATGGTGGTGTTACCCACAGAGGAAGCTAACCTATCTGATATTGACTACCTGGTGCCAACTCATGATGAGAAGGGCATGCCTATAGCTGAATGGAAGAGACAAGTGATGGTGAGGCAGCTGCAGGCTAGACTGCTGGATGATGAAGCCCAGAGAAGGAAGGTACATACTAATGTGTTAAGCTGttgtagaaatttgttgagttgagttatcttgggcggcacggtggtgtagtggttagcgctgtcgcctcacagcaagaaggtcctgggttcgagccccggggccggcgagggcctttctgtgtggagtttgcatgttctccccgtgtccgcgtgggtttcctccgggtgctccggtttcccccacagtccaaagacatgcaggttaggttaactggtgactctaaattgaccgtaggtgtgaatgtgagtgtgaatggttgtctgtgtctatgtgtcagccctgtgatgacctggcgacttgtccagggtgtaccccgcctttcgcccgtagtcagctgggataggctccagcttgcctgcgaccctgtagaaggataaagcggctagagataatgtgtgtgtgtgtgatgtgagttATCTTGTAGGAACTTTTGGATTGAGAATGCCCATTTTGTATTGTATGTCCTAAACAGGAGAATGGGAACAGGTATGCAAAGATGGACAGCTGGAGGTACTCTCAAGCACACAACGCCatactgggtccatttggagagaTGCTAACTGAAGATGATCTCATCTACCTGGAGAAGCAGATCCAAAGTGTCTCAATGCAAAAAAACTGCAAGGGCTATGAAATGGAGCTGGCTCGCCTCGTAGAGGAACTCCGGAACATTCTTCCAGCACCCATTGTCAACATTACAGTCAATACTCAGTACAGAAACCCTAACACACAGGTGAAACTGCCTGTGTGGTGTAATCGCATATCTGGCATAGTCATGAGCATGTCCCTACTTATGAGTAACTTGACTGATGAGTCTACTTCTAAAATGCCGAACTCTGAACTTGTGACTGTCTTCTCTCAAAACGTTGAGAGCCAAAATTCAGCCCGGGGACGGAGGGCGGAAATCGAAAATGAGATTCATGAATTTGGAGTATCTGTGAGCAATCTGAAGTCCAACTTTGAGAATAAAGGTCCTCCAGTTTCTGAGGATTTAGAGAGTACAGAATTGTGTGTGCAAGAGGAAGAAGAACATGAAAGTGCATCAGTAAGACCCTTACAGAATGATGAGCCAGTAGAGGTGGAGCAAAATGATTCAGGCAATGACTGTGATGAATTCAACAATGTTATGGAGAGCACTAGCTTACGCAAAGAGCGTATTGTGGTTCTGTTCCTGGGTCACTGGAAGAAGTCTGCTTATGCTGTAACTATCAAAAATGCCCAGAGGAAGCTCAGCCTAGACAGTGCTGAGATGCCAGATAGAAGCCAGATTCACCGCAAGGCCAGTTTGGATATCTCACCAAAAAAGATGATAGAACATGGCTCTTTGGGACAGTTCTTCAAGCAGAGAAGTGCCATCAACAAAATGATTGGCAACTGGAGAAGCATGATCTCAATTGTTCCATCACGGCAAATCCGGAGGCTTAATCGTCAGCAGGCCCTTTACTCACCCGAGCAGTTCTTGCCCCGAATGAATGGAGCACCTTTTGAATATGACTCTCTGACACTTGATCTTTTCATGCTAGGTTACTTCCACATCCTTGAGCAGGATCTTTCAGCTGATGAGAGGAAGATGAGGCACCTGCTGTGCTTCGAGGTGTTTGACCATTTGGGTCATTATAGTTGGGAGACAGTGCGGGATTTCCACAAGGCTGTCATCCAAGACATTGAGGCTGGAAATAGGGAATGGAAGGATGGGTTTGAGGATATTAAGATTAAGTTCTTTAGTGAGGTGCCTCCACAGGAGATAAGCTTGGAGAAGAGCCCACAAGCAGAGATGAGGCCAGTGCCCAAAGTGATTATCCAGACTCCAACCCCTGATGAGAATGATACCTTGTTGAGAAGTGCAGACTTTACCAGCTTGACCAACGATGACATCTGCAAGTACATTGATAGGAGTTTTGCCTTTTGGAAAGAAAAAGAGGCTGAGATTTTTGACTTTGAGTAAAAGAGAAATATTGGGAAAAAAAATTTTCACCAATTTTTGTTGTAACCATTTCCCACTCATGTAGTTAAATCCCATGACAGCTACTTGCCTGCTtgcctgctctgtgtgtgtgtgagtgagagagagtaagtctgtatgtaagtaagtaaataagtaaatgaccagatACACACAATTGGCTCGCAGTTTTGTGATCAGCAGGGGAGTAATGAAGGTCAACTCTTTAACTCAAAGAGCGAGGCCAGTTATGCTCTGTACACCTCAGAGTCATGGAGAGTTTTGCAtcactgggatttgaactcatgttTTCCCAATGATGTAAGATAGTTGCCCCACTTGTGAGTGTACCACCCATTTCTTTTTGATACATATATAGTATGTCTATTGTATTTActagccaggtttttttttttctgtgaacatctgaaatgccttgttgatattttgggttgggtttttttttgactAAAGTCCTTTTTTAAACAATGGTGTGGAATTCTTTGTAAAAAATCAATATTAATCTGAATCTTTCTTCAGGTTTGCTGTGGACATTAGAACAAATTTAAAATAACTTTGCAAACATGTTTTGCACTGACAGCTTTCACAGTGGAATAAGGTGCAGAATTGTAATAAACCATTTGATAATTTATAAGGACTTTTCTATGTCGTGTTTAAATTTGCTTTGTTCTTTTCTTTATGCCCCTTTTAAAGTGTTGCTTCATTGTATTGTACACGTACATCATCAAAAAATTCTGCATAGTATTAGAGTCAAGATGTTGCCTCAGATGTGTCAACTTCGAGAATAAGCAGATTATCTAAACCCTGGTCAAACTCATTTTATTTAACATTCTGTATTACATGGGATTACATGTCAGTGAGCTAGACCAAAAAAAATCAGTTTACTAGATCAATAACACATGACTGCTCTTAACTCCTTAAAATGCATGAACAGACTGCAGTTTATTACCAAAAAATCTAATTTCCcaaattatggttttaccatataaATATtcagtttgctttttttttctacaaaaaaCACAAGTTCTAGTTGTATAAGTATTCATAAAACCCCTAAATTATTTTGAACATGGTTGTGTTTCAGGGCCACAGTTAACCCATCTTGATTAAaggcagactgcctttcagatttttcaagtttaggtcataaaaataattttccctgacacccaattatttttgtttagtggactaaaaactactgaattcgaatcacagacttccaattttattagttttttttaaaatagaacaattaatgaatttagggccacatggccctaaattctccactattttttcctgcttcaccatgacccaaatctGTCAGTGATGCTGTCAAGAGCACAGTCTGAacccaactacaaacatggccgctcagaactacaacacccacgaaccacagcgccctctatcacctgcttattaaatacacctgtcactcgtttcctggttcatcagccccTGCTATATAAGCACTCTCACTtgatgcgaagtattgttcagtgttcattCCTGTCATACCGAGTCTTTATTCTACTGCCTGCTTTATTGTGTTCTTGACCCTCGCTCTCGTATCTTTCTCGTTATTCTCTAGCCCTGTCTGCATTGCCCTGTCTACCGATCGCTCAACCCTTGCCTGTCCCATGACCTTGATTCTAGTCTTGCATTTTGGCTTTGGTTCCAGTTtgctttccccgctctcccctatacatctgtaagtgcctgcaccctgacaaattcaatatactacgtcatgcatcacgtggtgggctttccctgttcgtgtaaggcattgtgggatacaaatttgaaacaggagagaaaaattgaggatgtgagtgtgcgaatgaaatgtgaaagactggctacagtaatggaaagcgagaagaaaaggcgttatgttgtgaaggaaaggaaacgcaggaccaaactaataaatatctgtggtcagcgagcacctcggtgtgatcagctgttcgtttagggacagaatgatgtaactgtcagtgcacggtcaaggtaaacctgcgcatgcgcacacggacctcctctgtctgcttggcttcatgaagtgagcgatttcgtgcacattatttgctagggaatcctttcaaattaaataacttcccagccacagaatggcctgttgttgttgagttgttgttgtttttttgagatattacagaaataatcatgtcacaatgaccaaatttcagagggaactaaatttcaccgattttatgaaattgaaaggccatctggTTTTAAGGGTGTAATCCAAATGTCTGATGGGCATATtttactagtctggctaacgcgactgcaaagctctacgagctattggtctggccaagatattaagcccaaccgtttcccagagcccgtggttgacctgcctccctgaaatgcctcagtttgctactggtcgaagccagaaaaggctgtgacgaagcttaaaccaatcacatcactctttcctctgatgtatgtgacgcgacggggctaactggtagattaaactcttaccgaagccggtcgggagcaaggcgaaaacgtccttcctttcaataaatacctccagggctgctctttgctcctttttcaatgagaacttgcttcatgttcataatgtttctagtgaatgaagcgcttccggcacagattctgtaaacaatctatggcttccggtcgcagttctactacatcactgccttgaacatgcctctacccagggccgttggagatgctcaaagttgattggttcccgatttttcgggagcttggaagagctgtagatagcttgcctggccagactaagcttg
It includes:
- the espnla gene encoding espin-like protein, with the translated sequence MVLHKAIAAARVGDLDTLKQLLTAEDLTAVIVDAQGAGPVHHAARCGQLHCLRFLVTEAGLLANGRALNGAMPVHDAAATGHTQALQWLVQNAGCSVQEQDDAGTTALHLAARFGRVEVVGWLLASGGRAEEETDCGAVPAHFAAARGELTCLKLLIGQAPGCANRQTFMGATPLYLACQEGHLHVVEYLVKDCGADVHLRAQDGMTPLHAAAHMGHHALVVWLASFTDISLSSQDNEGATALHFAASGGHCRILERLLRTGSKVIKDDWGGTPLHDAAENGEMECCRILLNHGVSPSQRDVDGFTAADLAEYNGHYECARYLRSVEMDPHGAVQLLKESDSLEGQLKERPVVSRKPSSGDYYRHISETQRDMDSLKQTETKDIPEACHRARSPAPAFLSSPFPRLLSSKKTLASSVLHSQIASTVMKNLNSSKPVPEKGRKLLGTMKLGDMKSITSLRKSGLSERLTPANKMVVLPTEEANLSDIDYLVPTHDEKGMPIAEWKRQVMVRQLQARLLDDEAQRRKENGNRYAKMDSWRYSQAHNAILGPFGEMLTEDDLIYLEKQIQSVSMQKNCKGYEMELARLVEELRNILPAPIVNITVNTQYRNPNTQVKLPVWCNRISGIVMSMSLLMSNLTDESTSKMPNSELVTVFSQNVESQNSARGRRAEIENEIHEFGVSVSNLKSNFENKGPPVSEDLESTELCVQEEEEHESASVRPLQNDEPVEVEQNDSGNDCDEFNNVMESTSLRKERIVVLFLGHWKKSAYAVTIKNAQRKLSLDSAEMPDRSQIHRKASLDISPKKMIEHGSLGQFFKQRSAINKMIGNWRSMISIVPSRQIRRLNRQQALYSPEQFLPRMNGAPFEYDSLTLDLFMLGYFHILEQDLSADERKMRHLLCFEVFDHLGHYSWETVRDFHKAVIQDIEAGNREWKDGFEDIKIKFFSEVPPQEISLEKSPQAEMRPVPKVIIQTPTPDENDTLLRSADFTSLTNDDICKYIDRSFAFWKEKEAEIFDFE